A genomic window from Silene latifolia isolate original U9 population chromosome 11, ASM4854445v1, whole genome shotgun sequence includes:
- the LOC141614499 gene encoding uncharacterized protein LOC141614499 encodes MFRVHFMEYNAQYVHMKIDSLLDKGVFYLTMVYAFNGIHERAPLWDHLRKIAGQVQGPWAIAGDFNCVMSANERIGGNATAAEMDPFRGCMEDCEVVDIAVIGSLYTWNNKQRPEERIYSRLDRFLVNKAWCDHFPNLYAHFLPEGLFDHSPCLIGSNQRMKGKNSFKLVNKLKCLKPELLKFNMDGFSDIEQTTGILQKKVEGLQKQLGQDPTNLALIQQEYEASQELKFLSTAKDSFLYQKAKSLWTKEGDSNSAYFHNSIKKRKKSK; translated from the exons ATGTTCAGAGTACATTTCATGGAATACAATGCTCAGTATGTTCATATGAAGATTGATTCTTTGCTGGATAAAGGAGTTTTTTACTTGACAATGGTCTATGCTTTTAATGGGATTCATGAGAGGGCTCCTCTgtgggatcacttaagaaagatTGCAGGTCAGGTTCAAGGACCATGGGCCATAGCAGGTGACTTTAACTGTGTTATGTCTGCAAATGAGAGGATAGGAGGGAATGCTACAGCTGCTGAAATGGACCCTTTCAGGGGGTGTATGGAGGACTGTGAGGTAGTGGACATAGCTGTTATAGGGTCTCTATATACTTGGAACAATAAGCAAAGGCCAGAGGAGAGAATCTATAGTAGACTTGATAGATTTCTTGTCAACAAAGCATGGTGTGACCATTTCCCTAATCTGTACGCTCACTTCCTTCCAGAAGGTCTTTTTGACCACTCTCCTTGCTTGATTGGGAGTAATCAGAGAATGAAGGGCAAAAATAGTttcaa ACTGGTTAACAAATTAAAGTGCTTAAAGCCTGAATTGCTCAAATTTAATATGGATGGTTTTAGTGACATTGAACAAACAACTGGCATTCTTCAGAAGAAAGTGGAGGGGTTACAAAAGCAACTGGGGCAGGATCCTACTAACCTGGCTTTGATACAACAGGAGTATGAGGCTTCTCAGGAGCTTAAATTCCTTAGCACAGCAAAGGATAGTTTTCTCTATCAAAAGGCAAAGAGTCTTTGGACTAAGGAGGGAGACTCTAATAGTGCTTATTTCCATAACTCtataaagaagagaaaaaaatcaaaataa